The proteins below come from a single Phycisphaerae bacterium genomic window:
- a CDS encoding acetylxylan esterase encodes MTVHSRCYIIVLMTTMNAHAWPGHDWQKWKEITTWTRPDVTCNQAGSRELVPVLSIRGQTSMVIDEIKAWEQKRAEISRTLQQIMGESTSLRSEPPVVDLLSEETLPDHVRRHVRIHSEQDDWIPAYLLLPKDAPDVPRPAMICLHQTVAQGKEEPCGMSGSPDLAFGLELVRRGFVCIAPDAIGFGERIPPGTQPYHDSLAFYRRHPRWSFMGKMIWDVSRVVDYLETLDRVDRLQIGCIGHSHGAYGSIFAGAFEPRISLVIASCGFTTLRADPTPERWSHLTPLMPQLGTYLPDVASIPFDWPEILALIAPRPLFVWYATQDTIFPHADNLDAVLEDVVTAYRLYGAGNELAWKAFDGPHSFPPHGRSQAYRWLEERFFPIGDLHPVPADLKTWRQKRELVRRVIMRTLGQPVENQTSLHLETLAVEQLPRYERRLIEYDGDGRDRIRAYLCIPRQAAHPEPAVLVFHQTVKQGKRESVGLEGSPTLAFGSDLAERGYVTLSPDSVTAGERVGKYGPFDTRGHYLRHGTQSAMGKMLFDAEQGLQVLRETRQVDPSRLGVIGHSLGAEEALMLAAFSPEVRATVASCGFATFKADKEPLRWARDHWFSYMPTLRPVFLQGRQPHWDWDCVIRLVAPRALYLHNTLNDDIFTESVSAYQAGEAARACWRLHNQGERLTNVLKPGKHAIAPETLKEIYAWLDRELASIPTPIGERK; translated from the coding sequence ATGACCGTCCATTCCCGCTGTTACATCATCGTGCTCATGACGACCATGAACGCCCACGCTTGGCCGGGCCATGACTGGCAGAAGTGGAAGGAGATCACCACCTGGACCAGACCGGATGTCACCTGTAACCAGGCGGGAAGCAGAGAACTGGTCCCCGTGCTTTCAATCCGCGGCCAGACCAGCATGGTCATCGACGAAATCAAGGCCTGGGAGCAGAAGCGGGCCGAGATCAGTCGGACCCTTCAGCAAATCATGGGCGAATCGACCAGCCTTCGGTCCGAGCCCCCCGTGGTCGACCTGCTCAGCGAAGAGACACTCCCCGATCACGTGCGCCGACACGTCCGCATCCACAGCGAGCAGGATGACTGGATTCCCGCGTACCTCCTCCTGCCGAAGGATGCTCCCGACGTTCCACGGCCGGCCATGATCTGTCTGCATCAGACCGTCGCCCAGGGCAAGGAGGAGCCGTGCGGGATGAGCGGCAGCCCAGACCTGGCTTTCGGCCTCGAACTGGTTCGCCGTGGCTTCGTGTGCATTGCCCCCGATGCGATCGGCTTCGGCGAACGCATCCCCCCAGGCACGCAACCCTATCACGACAGCCTCGCTTTCTACCGCCGTCATCCCCGGTGGTCGTTCATGGGCAAGATGATCTGGGACGTCTCCCGCGTGGTCGATTACCTCGAAACGCTCGACCGCGTGGATCGGCTTCAAATCGGTTGCATCGGCCATTCACACGGGGCCTACGGCTCGATCTTCGCCGGGGCGTTCGAGCCACGCATCTCCCTGGTCATCGCCAGCTGCGGCTTCACCACCCTGCGCGCCGACCCGACGCCCGAACGTTGGTCCCACCTGACCCCTCTCATGCCCCAACTGGGCACCTATCTCCCCGACGTGGCCAGCATCCCCTTCGATTGGCCCGAAATCCTCGCCCTCATCGCCCCGCGGCCGCTGTTCGTGTGGTACGCTACCCAGGACACGATCTTCCCCCACGCCGACAACCTCGATGCGGTCCTCGAGGATGTCGTCACCGCCTATCGCTTGTACGGCGCCGGTAACGAGCTGGCCTGGAAGGCCTTCGACGGCCCCCATAGCTTCCCGCCCCACGGGCGATCGCAGGCCTATCGCTGGCTGGAAGAGCGGTTCTTTCCTATCGGCGACTTGCATCCAGTCCCCGCCGACCTCAAAACCTGGAGACAGAAACGTGAGTTGGTCCGGCGCGTCATCATGCGAACGCTCGGACAGCCTGTCGAGAATCAGACCTCTCTGCACCTTGAGACCCTCGCCGTTGAGCAACTCCCCAGGTACGAACGCCGGTTGATCGAGTACGACGGCGACGGCAGAGACCGGATCAGGGCCTATCTGTGCATCCCCCGGCAGGCGGCCCACCCAGAGCCGGCCGTGCTCGTCTTCCACCAGACCGTCAAGCAGGGAAAACGGGAATCGGTCGGCCTCGAGGGTTCGCCAACTCTGGCGTTCGGCTCGGATCTGGCCGAGCGCGGATACGTCACCTTGTCCCCCGATTCCGTCACCGCCGGCGAACGCGTGGGCAAGTACGGCCCGTTCGATACCCGCGGACATTACCTTCGGCACGGGACGCAGTCGGCCATGGGCAAGATGCTGTTCGACGCCGAGCAGGGGCTGCAGGTGCTCCGCGAAACCCGCCAAGTCGATCCCTCACGCCTCGGCGTTATCGGCCATTCGCTTGGGGCAGAAGAAGCCTTGATGCTGGCGGCATTCAGCCCCGAGGTCAGAGCAACCGTGGCCAGCTGCGGATTCGCGACCTTCAAGGCCGACAAGGAGCCCCTGCGCTGGGCGCGCGATCATTGGTTCAGCTACATGCCAACGCTCCGCCCCGTCTTCCTTCAAGGCCGCCAGCCTCATTGGGATTGGGACTGTGTCATCAGACTCGTCGCTCCCCGGGCCCTCTACCTGCACAACACCCTCAACGATGACATCTTCACCGAGTCGGTAAGTGCGTACCAGGCAGGCGAGGCGGCCCGGGCATGCTGGAGGCTCCACAACCAGGGTGAGCGGCTGACCAACGTGCTTAAGCCCGGCAAGCACGCGATCGCACCGGAGACGCTGAAGGAGATCTACGCATGGCTCGATCGCGAGTTGGCGTCGATCCCCACGCCGATTGGCGAACGGAAATGA
- a CDS encoding HAMP domain-containing histidine kinase, translating to MTLRHRLLLVYLIVVLLSAATVGVAIFELEAARRIYGALQPLGDIALGAQKLQSVLPRGGEPLTDAVGGDFENLLAGQNIKLSEVADYRNVDDLRQALITLSLRFQRWRSAPAEDAAEQAPGVRGALLMYSQLVDENLLRLQGEASLQELRKQILLSVVLVLTVLHVAVIAGLIKRWLLRPMERLGRQVEALARDESPREPLLTSPREMAALAEALDRAHRSLRAMRQQLIDSERLTTIGQFAAQLAHNLRNPLASIRATAQLTARHQKDVPETRQRMEELIASVDRMNHWIAGLMEVAKERPTPAQNMNVVPTLERVRDALAAEVTAKELKLTVAAPEEGLACIHDPATLEQALVAMVTNAIEASPLGEVIEVRAERVGSSPAGEKCRITVRDHGCGLPADAPERIFEFSYSTKQRGMGLGLGLARQALQRQGGSAHAENNPEGGASVYVELPMIGNGDTKGGSGR from the coding sequence ATGACATTGCGTCATCGCCTGCTGCTGGTTTATCTGATTGTGGTGTTGCTGAGTGCGGCCACCGTGGGGGTGGCCATTTTCGAACTCGAGGCCGCCCGGCGGATCTACGGGGCACTGCAGCCGCTCGGGGACATTGCCCTGGGCGCCCAGAAGCTTCAGTCCGTTCTTCCTCGAGGGGGAGAGCCGCTGACCGACGCCGTCGGCGGTGACTTCGAGAACTTGCTGGCCGGTCAGAACATCAAGCTGAGCGAAGTGGCCGATTACCGCAACGTGGATGACCTCCGGCAGGCTCTGATCACGCTGAGCCTTCGATTCCAGAGGTGGCGGAGTGCTCCGGCCGAGGATGCGGCCGAGCAAGCTCCGGGCGTTCGCGGGGCGTTGCTGATGTACTCGCAGCTGGTTGACGAGAATCTGCTCCGACTCCAGGGCGAAGCGAGCCTGCAGGAGCTGCGCAAGCAAATTCTGCTCAGTGTGGTGCTGGTGCTGACCGTGTTACACGTGGCGGTGATCGCGGGGCTGATCAAGCGGTGGCTGCTCCGCCCGATGGAGCGGCTGGGTCGCCAAGTCGAGGCTTTGGCGCGGGACGAGTCGCCCCGGGAACCGCTGCTGACCTCGCCGCGGGAGATGGCCGCCCTGGCCGAGGCCCTGGATCGCGCCCACCGCTCGCTGAGGGCTATGCGGCAGCAGCTCATCGACTCCGAGCGGTTGACGACCATCGGTCAGTTTGCCGCCCAGCTGGCTCACAATCTCCGCAACCCGCTGGCCAGCATCCGGGCGACGGCGCAGCTGACCGCGCGGCACCAGAAGGACGTACCTGAGACCCGGCAGAGGATGGAGGAATTGATTGCCTCAGTGGACCGGATGAATCACTGGATTGCCGGGCTGATGGAGGTGGCCAAGGAGCGTCCGACGCCTGCCCAGAACATGAACGTCGTGCCGACCCTCGAGCGGGTCCGGGATGCCCTGGCCGCGGAGGTGACCGCCAAGGAGCTCAAGTTGACCGTGGCAGCGCCGGAGGAGGGTTTGGCGTGCATTCACGATCCGGCCACGCTGGAGCAGGCCCTGGTGGCGATGGTGACGAACGCGATTGAAGCTTCGCCGCTGGGTGAGGTGATCGAGGTTCGTGCCGAACGGGTGGGATCGTCGCCGGCCGGGGAGAAGTGCCGAATCACGGTTCGGGACCACGGCTGTGGTCTGCCGGCGGACGCTCCCGAGCGGATCTTCGAGTTCTCCTACTCGACCAAGCAGCGGGGCATGGGGCTGGGCCTGGGTCTGGCTCGACAGGCCCTGCAGCGTCAAGGGGGTTCCGCCCATGCGGAGAACAACCCCGAAGGCGGGGCGAGTGTGTACGTGGAATTGCCCATGATCGGGAATGGAGATACAAAGGGAGGGAGTGGAAGGTGA
- a CDS encoding sigma-54-dependent Fis family transcriptional regulator, with translation MPRVLVVEDEQSLARAMSDALAEAGHEVQAVYLGEKVLGEVRAFEPQVMLLDVRLGGVNGLDLLDQIKRATPDIEVVVVTAYGSVEVAVDAMKRGASEFLTKPVDLDVLTVTVDKLWLASQARRRLEQFRVAQDGRLRSVQFIGGCQAIAAIREQIARLAGRSAAAASGGMPTILLTGETGSGKDLLATYIHAAMPHRTGPFVGLNCSAVPTELFESELFGHQRGSFSGATVDKPGMFETADGGTLLLDEISDLPLNLQPKLLRALETRTIRRIGDTRDRPFDLLLIAATNRGLPELVATGRFREDLYYRLRVVSIELPPLRQRGDDVLLLADHFLTQLRAKYGMANLALSEAARQALRGHDWPGNVRELQHALESAALSIGGSTIEAADLPRPALADPIRRAERAIDADRPIDLEQLERSLIERALRRTGFNVSAAARLLSIGREAMRYRMVKYGLSTETPQADGD, from the coding sequence ATGCCCCGCGTGCTTGTGGTTGAGGACGAACAGAGTCTGGCCCGTGCCATGAGTGACGCTCTGGCGGAGGCCGGGCACGAGGTCCAGGCCGTTTACCTGGGTGAGAAGGTGCTGGGCGAAGTCCGGGCGTTCGAGCCACAGGTCATGCTTCTCGACGTACGTCTGGGCGGCGTGAATGGGCTGGACCTGCTGGATCAGATCAAGCGGGCGACGCCGGACATCGAGGTCGTGGTGGTGACGGCATACGGCAGCGTCGAGGTGGCCGTCGACGCCATGAAGCGCGGGGCGTCGGAGTTTCTGACCAAGCCCGTGGATCTGGATGTTCTGACGGTCACGGTGGACAAGCTCTGGTTGGCCTCGCAGGCCCGGCGACGACTGGAGCAGTTTCGCGTCGCCCAAGACGGGCGGTTGCGGAGTGTCCAGTTCATCGGTGGCTGCCAGGCGATCGCGGCGATTCGCGAACAGATTGCCCGTCTGGCGGGTCGGTCTGCGGCCGCGGCGAGCGGTGGCATGCCCACGATTCTGCTCACCGGGGAGACCGGTTCTGGCAAGGATCTGCTGGCCACCTACATTCACGCGGCCATGCCGCACCGCACGGGTCCGTTTGTCGGGCTCAACTGCAGTGCCGTCCCGACCGAGTTATTCGAGTCGGAGCTCTTCGGCCATCAGCGAGGCTCATTCAGCGGGGCCACCGTGGACAAGCCGGGCATGTTCGAGACGGCGGACGGGGGCACGCTCTTGTTGGACGAGATCAGCGACCTGCCGCTGAACCTGCAGCCCAAGCTGCTGCGAGCCCTGGAGACGCGCACCATTCGGCGGATCGGCGACACGCGGGACCGGCCGTTCGATCTGCTGCTGATTGCCGCGACCAACCGTGGTCTGCCCGAGCTTGTGGCCACCGGGCGATTTCGGGAGGACCTTTACTATCGGCTTCGGGTGGTCTCGATCGAGCTGCCTCCTCTTCGGCAGCGTGGTGACGACGTGCTCCTGCTGGCCGATCATTTCCTGACCCAGCTTCGGGCCAAGTACGGGATGGCTAACCTGGCTCTTTCGGAGGCCGCTCGGCAGGCCCTTCGCGGCCACGACTGGCCGGGCAACGTCCGCGAGCTTCAGCATGCGCTGGAGAGTGCCGCCCTGAGCATCGGCGGTTCGACGATCGAGGCGGCCGATCTGCCTCGTCCGGCCTTGGCCGATCCCATTCGGCGGGCGGAGCGAGCCATTGACGCTGATCGCCCCATCGATCTCGAGCAGTTGGAGAGGTCTTTGATCGAACGTGCGTTGCGGCGGACGGGCTTCAACGTGTCCGCTGCGGCCAGGCTTCTTTCCATCGGGCGGGAAGCAATGCGTTATCGGATGGTCAAGTATGGTCTTTCGACGGAGACTCCGCAGGCCGACGGAGACTGA
- a CDS encoding GntR family transcriptional regulator — protein sequence MVTRPIRRVNFVDEAYAVIRRLIVSGEFPPGAQLKIDALARILGVSNSPIREALRRLENERWVQTIPYRGAFVRALDEAELVELYELREFIETSALRKAMPRPAGEHLKALREAQRRIRAALRGKDLAAYLAADTRFHLIIVEMAGNRRLSKLFATLVEQGKCFMLGRTQRAMARYRDGRDQHAEMVEAIARGDTVKALGLLQRHLRITLEQVRHLASRE from the coding sequence GTGGTCACCCGACCAATCCGGCGTGTCAATTTCGTGGACGAGGCGTATGCGGTCATTCGCCGGTTGATTGTCAGCGGCGAGTTTCCGCCGGGGGCCCAGCTCAAGATCGACGCCCTCGCCCGCATTCTGGGGGTGAGCAACTCTCCGATCCGGGAGGCTTTGCGACGGCTGGAAAACGAGCGCTGGGTGCAGACGATTCCGTATCGTGGGGCTTTTGTGCGGGCCCTGGACGAAGCGGAGCTGGTCGAGCTGTACGAGCTTCGCGAGTTCATTGAGACCTCGGCGTTGCGCAAAGCCATGCCCCGCCCCGCGGGGGAGCACCTCAAGGCACTCCGGGAGGCCCAGCGGAGGATTCGAGCTGCCTTGCGGGGCAAGGATCTCGCCGCGTACTTGGCGGCTGATACCCGGTTTCACCTGATCATCGTGGAGATGGCCGGCAATCGCCGGCTGAGCAAGCTGTTCGCGACCCTCGTCGAGCAAGGCAAGTGCTTCATGCTCGGCCGGACGCAACGAGCGATGGCCAGATACCGCGACGGTCGCGACCAGCACGCGGAGATGGTGGAGGCGATCGCCCGGGGCGACACCGTGAAGGCGCTTGGACTGCTGCAACGGCATTTGCGTATCACTCTGGAACAGGTCCGGCACTTGGCGAGCCGGGAGTGA
- a CDS encoding Gfo/Idh/MocA family oxidoreductase: protein MSDIGIGVVGSGFMGRTYSETLSKYCARGRLRAVAAGSRAGQLAKDYGIDLEPSFEALIARKDIDAVFIATPHHLHAEQAIAAAGAGKHVLIEKPMACTVAECDAILDACRKNKVHSSIAFTQRMRICNMRAKRIIADDQIGRIQQIASTQLNGGGVGTLPKWQSEVENLGTLFGHGIHNFDSIRWLTGQEIETVYAKCGSFEPGLKVEGTSMVVMSMSGGAFASLWSSFQMPRPSFPRAQFAARIVGERGLIDLDAYGELRLSVGGGPWEVVETQAPIDWQGKGFLDPVRLESYTRQCQDFIDACIENRPPLVTGWDGRQAVAAALAAYESARSGKEVVLA, encoded by the coding sequence ATGAGTGACATCGGCATTGGCGTTGTCGGATCGGGTTTCATGGGACGCACGTACTCGGAGACTCTCTCCAAGTACTGTGCCCGCGGCCGCCTCAGGGCGGTGGCGGCAGGGTCGCGGGCCGGGCAACTGGCCAAGGATTACGGAATAGACCTGGAGCCGTCGTTCGAGGCCCTCATCGCCCGCAAGGACATCGACGCGGTGTTCATCGCCACGCCGCACCATCTCCATGCCGAGCAGGCGATTGCCGCGGCCGGGGCCGGCAAGCATGTGCTGATCGAGAAGCCGATGGCTTGTACGGTCGCCGAGTGCGACGCGATCCTGGACGCCTGCCGCAAGAACAAGGTTCACAGTTCGATCGCCTTCACGCAGCGGATGCGGATCTGCAACATGCGAGCCAAGCGGATCATTGCGGACGACCAGATCGGCAGGATCCAGCAGATCGCCTCGACCCAACTGAACGGCGGTGGGGTGGGCACGCTCCCCAAGTGGCAGAGTGAGGTCGAGAACCTGGGCACGCTGTTCGGGCATGGCATCCACAACTTCGACTCCATCCGCTGGCTCACCGGTCAGGAGATCGAGACGGTGTACGCCAAGTGCGGCAGTTTCGAGCCCGGGCTCAAGGTTGAGGGCACGTCCATGGTGGTCATGTCCATGAGCGGAGGCGCCTTTGCCAGCCTGTGGAGTTCGTTCCAGATGCCCCGGCCCTCATTCCCCAGGGCTCAATTTGCGGCCCGCATCGTTGGCGAACGGGGTCTGATCGACCTCGACGCCTATGGTGAGCTGCGTCTGTCCGTGGGAGGCGGGCCGTGGGAGGTGGTGGAAACCCAGGCTCCGATCGACTGGCAGGGCAAGGGCTTCCTCGATCCGGTGCGGCTGGAAAGCTATACCCGCCAATGCCAGGACTTCATTGACGCGTGCATCGAAAATCGTCCTCCTTTGGTGACCGGCTGGGACGGGCGGCAGGCGGTGGCGGCAGCGCTGGCGGCGTACGAATCCGCCAGGAGCGGCAAGGAAGTTGTATTGGCGTAG
- a CDS encoding aspartate aminotransferase family protein: MRFDHSRALYERACRTCPGGIHSNVRAHWVPQPMYYDRGRGSHVWDADGNEFIDYVLARGPLLLGHSPAGVLEAVRKQLDRGLMYAGQHLLEIEAAEKFCSMVPCAEMVRFSNSGSEAVQGAMRLARGVTGRRKVLRFEGHYHGWFDNEMWSAAPALDAAGPRESPRAIPGSKGQVPSDADNLVVRPWNDLCLVEAAFNRHRGEIAAILTEPIMCNCGGIMPEPGFLEGLRELCTRDGALLIFDEVITGFRVSLGGAQQHFGVTPDVATFAKGMAGGFPVSAVAGKQEYLRAFGDLSISHAGTYNGNAPCMAATLAALTTLGADNGALLEHAHDMGHELMRGIEHLARKAGKDVHVRGFPTAFFVSFNDRERIVDYRTSLGRDREAYARFWLALQERGVRTLPEGLWFVSTAHTQEDVDQTLRAVAEAVKEV; the protein is encoded by the coding sequence ATGCGTTTCGACCATTCACGCGCACTATACGAGCGGGCCTGCCGGACCTGTCCCGGGGGCATTCACAGCAACGTGCGGGCCCATTGGGTGCCGCAGCCAATGTACTACGATCGTGGCCGGGGCTCGCACGTCTGGGATGCCGACGGCAACGAGTTCATCGACTATGTGCTGGCCCGCGGGCCGCTGCTGCTGGGCCATTCGCCCGCCGGCGTGCTGGAGGCGGTCAGGAAGCAGCTTGATCGCGGCCTGATGTACGCGGGCCAGCATCTTCTGGAGATTGAAGCCGCGGAGAAGTTCTGCTCGATGGTGCCCTGCGCGGAGATGGTCCGGTTCAGCAACTCGGGCAGCGAGGCGGTGCAGGGGGCGATGCGGCTGGCGCGCGGCGTGACCGGCCGGCGGAAGGTGCTTCGCTTCGAGGGCCACTACCACGGCTGGTTCGACAACGAGATGTGGAGTGCCGCCCCCGCGCTCGATGCTGCCGGCCCGCGCGAATCGCCCCGGGCGATACCCGGCAGCAAGGGCCAGGTGCCCAGCGACGCCGACAACCTTGTCGTGCGGCCATGGAACGACCTTTGCCTGGTGGAGGCGGCCTTCAACCGGCACCGCGGCGAGATCGCCGCCATCTTGACCGAGCCGATCATGTGCAATTGCGGCGGCATCATGCCTGAACCGGGCTTCCTCGAGGGTCTGCGCGAGCTATGTACAAGAGACGGTGCCCTCCTGATCTTTGATGAGGTCATCACCGGTTTCCGGGTCAGCCTGGGAGGGGCTCAACAGCATTTTGGCGTCACCCCGGATGTGGCGACCTTTGCCAAGGGCATGGCCGGCGGTTTCCCGGTCAGCGCCGTCGCGGGCAAGCAGGAGTACCTGCGTGCTTTCGGCGACCTGTCGATCAGTCACGCGGGAACCTATAACGGCAACGCCCCGTGCATGGCGGCCACGCTGGCGGCGTTGACCACGCTGGGGGCTGACAACGGTGCCCTGCTCGAACACGCCCACGACATGGGTCACGAGCTCATGCGCGGCATCGAGCACCTTGCCCGGAAGGCCGGCAAGGACGTCCATGTGCGGGGGTTTCCGACCGCGTTCTTTGTCTCCTTCAATGATCGCGAGCGGATCGTCGACTATCGCACCTCGCTGGGCCGGGACCGAGAAGCCTACGCTCGATTCTGGCTGGCCCTGCAGGAGCGCGGGGTACGCACCCTACCGGAGGGGCTGTGGTTTGTTTCCACCGCCCACACGCAGGAGGACGTTGACCAGACTCTCCGGGCGGTGGCCGAGGCGGTCAAGGAGGTGTGA